A region of Mauremys reevesii isolate NIE-2019 unplaced genomic scaffold, ASM1616193v1 Contig16, whole genome shotgun sequence DNA encodes the following proteins:
- the LOC120393189 gene encoding charged multivesicular body protein 2a, translated as MDLLFGRRKTPEEMLRQNQRALNRAMRDMDRERQKLETQEKKIIADIKKMAKQGQMDAVKIMAKDLVRTRRYVKKFIMMRANIQAVSLKIQTLKSNNSMAQAMKGVTKAMATMNRQLKLPQIQKIMMEFEKQSEIMDMKEEMMNDAIDDAMGDEDDEEESDAVVSQVLDELGLTLTDELSNLPSTGASLSVTAGKKAEPSAALADADADLEERLKNLRRD; from the exons ATGGATCTGCTGTTCGGGCGCCGGAAGACGCCGGAGGAGATGCTGCGGCAGAACCAGCGGGCCCTGAACCGGGCCATGCGGGACATGGACCGCGAGCGGCAGAAGCTGGAGACCCAGGAGAAGAAGATCATCGCCGACATCAAGAAGATGGCGAAGCAGGGGCAGATG GATGCGGTGAAGATCATGGCCAAGGACCTGGTGCGAACCCGGCGCTACGTCAAGAAATTCATCATGATGCGAGCGAACATCCAGGCCGTGTCGCTCAAGATCCAGACCCTCAAGTCCAACAACTCCATGGCCCAGGCCATGAAGGGCGTCACCAAGGCCATGGCCACCATGAACAGACAG CTGAAGCTGCCCCAGATCCAGAAGATCATGATGGAGTTTGAGAAGCAGTCGGAGATCATGGACATGAAGGAGGAGATGATGAATGACGCCATCGATGACGCCATGGGGGACGAGGATGACGAGGAGGAGAG cGATGCTGTGGTGTCCCAGGTGCTGGATGAGCTGGGCCTGACCCTGACGGATGAGCTCTCCA acctgCCCTCGACTGGGGCCTCGCTCAGCGTGACGGCCGGGAAGAAGGCCGAGCCCTCCGCGGCGCTGGCGGATGCCGACGCCGACCTGGAGGAGCGGCTGAAGAACTTGCGCCGGGactga